A stretch of Kazachstania africana CBS 2517 chromosome 7, complete genome DNA encodes these proteins:
- the MCO6 gene encoding Mco6p (similar to Saccharomyces cerevisiae YJL127C-B; ancestral locus Anc_1.226), protein MLFLFRQLRDTFGQSYSKKEQIRLSRRAFFQLLGYLGGCVMISLAAQSKYIE, encoded by the coding sequence ATGCTATTTCTCTTCAGACAATTGCGAGACACTTTTGGACAGTCGTATAGCAAGAAAGAGCAGATCAGATTATCAAGGAGAGCGTTTTTCCAACTTCTAGGGTACCTTGGTGGATGCGTGATGATCTCGTTGGCTGCACAATCTAAATACATAGAGTGA